The following are encoded in a window of Megalops cyprinoides isolate fMegCyp1 chromosome 16, fMegCyp1.pri, whole genome shotgun sequence genomic DNA:
- the LOC118791598 gene encoding ubiquinol-cytochrome-c reductase complex assembly factor 3-like, giving the protein MSGMRTVLASGAVIGVVGIGYGMWSIISPGEERRKELLKNLPEANPVRMEETRRRNALMLQVIKEAAETNDNVIARWFGNQK; this is encoded by the exons ATGAGCGGCATGAGGACAGTCCTAGCCTCTGGGGCTGTGATTGGAGTGGTCGGCATAGGGTACGGAATGTGGTCAATTATATCGCCGGGAGAGGAGAGACGGAAGGAGCTTCTCAAG AACCTGCCTGAAGCAAACCCTGTGCGAATGGAAGAGACGCGAAGACGGAACGCGCTGATGTTGCAGGTAATAAAAGAGGCAGCGGAAACCAATGACAACGTGATCGCTCGGTGGTTTGGAAACCAGAAATAA
- the LOC118791132 gene encoding uncharacterized protein LOC118791132 codes for MYTDSHYVFGVVHDFVAQWQLREVLTAAGPHNSTHVNYTSFLFNYYSELLTTVMMYSGNECEGCIGFYASFPRIHPDQIFHNATTVRSLGVVVKDQVIKWDHITSYMTIRNNNVLFTTRPCCHEISSYIICTCNTLQPVSLNDTKLINVQSFHGFEDAIQVSHTQWCIISEITAFSYGDLSCPANHTFCLEVTEDFTMGQLNILGRVPMDADISPWSSSDTFYEASTRAVADIMELVQQMVQEISYHRNQAQVEVNLAKQTSRILTSASTRSAQYVYTWWDWIFRGRVIASLLVLPITVVQCCYFKHLITSLRSALNTSAAQRGETVG; via the exons atgtacacagacaGCCACTACGTATTCGGTGTTGTGCACGACTTCGTGGCACAGTGGCAGCTGCGcgaggttctcactgctgcAG gtccacacaacagcacacatgtCAATTACACTTCCTTCTTGTTTAATTACTATTCAGAATTATTAACTACCGTTATGATGTACagtggaaatgaatgtgaaggTTGTATTGGGTTCTACGCCAGTTTCCCCCGTATACACCCAGACCAAATTTTCCATAATGCCACTACGGTACGCTCTTTGGGAGTAGTAGTCAAAGACCAGGTAATCAAGTGGGACCATATCACATCATACATGACAATAAGAAACAACAATGTACTATTCACAACACGGCCTTGCTGTCATGAAATTTCCAGCTACATCATTTGTACGTGCAATACATTGCAACCTGTGTCTTTAAATGACACCAAATTGATAAATGTGCAATCTTTCCATGGTTTTGAGGATGCCATACAGGTGTCACACACTCAGTGGTGCATCATCAGTGAGATAACCGCTTTCAGTTATGGGGACCTCTCCTGCCCTGCAAACCATACTTTTTGTTTAGAGGTAACAGAGGACTTCACCATGGGGCAGCTAAACATCCTGGGACGAGTACCGATGGATGCAGACATCTCTCCGTGGTCCTCCTCGGACACTTTTTACGAGGCAAGCACGCGAGCTGTTGCCGACATCATGGAACTGGTTCAGCAGATGGTCCAGGAAATCAGTTACCACCGTAACCAAGCACAGGTGGAAGTCAACCTGGCCAAGCAAACAAGCAGAATCCTGACTAGCGCCTCCACCCGCTCCGCCCAGTATGTATACACATGGTGGGACTGGATCTTCCGGGGGCGCGTCATCGCCAGCCTGCTTGTCCTCCCCATCACAGTTGTCCAATGTTGCTACTTCAAGCACCTCATCACCTCCCTGCGATCAGCCCTGAACActtcagcagcacagagggggGAAACTGTAGGGTAA
- the LOC118791049 gene encoding protein cornichon homolog 2-like, with protein MAFTFAAFCYMLTLVLCAALIFFIIWHIIAFDDLRQDFKNPIDQCNPTRARERIRNIERICNLLRTLVVPEYCIHGLFCLMFMCAAEWVTLGLNIPLLLYHLWRYFHRPADGSEVMYDPVSIMNADILSYCQKESWCKLGFYLLSFFYYLYSMVYTLVSF; from the exons ATGGCGTTCACCTTTGCTGCTTTCTGCTACATGCTGACACTcgtgctgtgtgctgctctcaTCTTCTTCATTATCTGGCAC ATCATTGCATTCGACGATCTCCGCCAAGACTTCAAGAACCCCATTGACCAGTGCAATCCAACCCGAGCA aGGGAAAGAATACGGAATATCGAAAGGATCTGTAACTTGCTGCGGACT CTGGTGGTGCCGGAGTACTGCATCCATGGGCTGTTCTGCCTAATGTTTATGTGCGCCGCGGAGTGGGTCACTCTGGGACTCAACATTCCACTGCTTTTGTACCACCTCTGGAG GTACTTTCACCGGCCAGCTGATGGTTCTGAGGTGATGTATGACCCAGTCAGTATCATGAATGCAGACATCCTCAGCTACTGTCAAAAAGAATCCTGGTGCAAGCTGGGCTTCTATTTGCTCTCCTTCTTCTATTACCTGTATAG TATGGTCTACACTTTGGTGAGCTTCTAA